The Rhododendron vialii isolate Sample 1 chromosome 8a, ASM3025357v1 genome has a window encoding:
- the LOC131336456 gene encoding uncharacterized protein LOC131336456, producing the protein MEVEDQEQKLHVCKICSKSCFNGYSLGGHMRCHLATTSAKKHEDHNETHMAMEWTDDIDNSYGLRENPKKSWRISDAKNQCRECGKEFKTMTALSGHMRCHSIKEKEWPCKQCGRGFGSMRALFGHMRHHPKRLPEKQSEYENLCPVRRKRSKLSYKVSANLSLTNSNPNASCLDVSEVDELEEAALSLIMLSRGVTNLAELNSVLESSENDKSGICKDSSRGGKLECDFDDENWKGKKKLRARLDSRVSGSWNSLCEKKESELGEKKADSGFSIDGLSEFGEMDYEFSIENDKAELGFSTDGSQKSDEFKKFELDDESGIELFDAEIKDGNVPTEVVLVKDLVGEVGFLDQDDSEMMKSNSSKEATFDDQEDPEFGVNICDQINKGVASFSGIFVKKPEYKCRTCNRVFPSYRALGGHRSGHRTTSCGPVVKIGCHESSVESTTLLLNNSDPNSDLEKLESTENVVEEVGFHELKKGKDHECPICFKAFPSGQALGGHKRAHYVGFSENTTAKETASAKEEEISELSIVCDLNLPVLGLENEVDIDVGFKPWWLGSGREREPLLISNLANCVP; encoded by the coding sequence ATGGAGGTGGAAGATCAAGAACAGAAGTTGCACGTGTGCAAGATTTGTAGCAAGAGCTGCTTTAATGGGTATTCATTGGGAGGCCACATGAGGTGCCATTTAGCCACAACTTCAGCTAAAAAGCACGAAGATCACAACGAAACCCACATGGCTATGGAATGGACCGATGATATTGATAACAGTTATGGGCTTAGAGAAAACCCTAAGAAGTCCTGGAGAATTTCGGATGCGAAAAACCAGTGCAGAGAATGCGGAAAAGAGTTCAAAACGATGACAGCTCTCTCTGGTCATATGAGATGTCACTcgattaaagaaaaagaatggccgTGTAAACAGTGTGGTAGAGGGTTTGGTTCAATGAGAGCTCTGTTCGGTCACATGAGGCATCACCCCAAAAGATTGCCAGAGAAGCAATCGGAGTACGAGAATTTGTGCCCGGTTCGGAGGAAGCGATCGAAGCTGAGTTACAAGGTTTCTGCTAATCTTTCTTTAACCAATTCGAATCCAAATGCATCTTGTTTGGATGTTTCTGAGGTTGATGAATTAGAGGAGGCTGCTTTGAGTTTGATCATGCTGTCTAGAGGTGTGACAAATTTGGCTGAGTTGAATTCAGTCTTGGAGTCTTCTGAGAATGATAAATCTGGAATTTGCAAAGATAGTAGTCGAGGTGGGAAATTAGAGTGTGATTTTGATGATGAGAATTGGAAGGgaaagaagaaattgagagcgAGATTGGATTCTCGTGTTTCAGGTTCTTGGAATTCTTTGTGTGAGAAGAAAGAATCTGAATTGGGTGAAAAGAAGGCCGATTCGGGATTTTCCATTGATGGGTTATCTGAATTTGGTGAAATGGATTATGAGTTTTCGATCGAAAATGACAAGGCTGAGTTGGGATTTTCCACTGATGGGTCTCAAAAGAGTGATGAATTCAAGAAGTTTGAACTCGACGATGAATCTGGAATCGAGTTGTTCGATGCCGAAATCAAAGATGGAAATGTCCCCACTGAAGTGGTGCTGGTGAAGGATTTGGTGGGAGAAGTTGGATTTTTGGATCAAGATGACTCAGAAATGATGAAGTCTAACTCAAGCAAGGAAGCAACTTTTGATGATCAAGAAGATCCTGAATTTGGGGTCAATATTTGTGATCAGATAAACAAAGGTGTTGCTTCTTTTTCTGGGATCTTTGTGAAGAAACCTGAGTACAAATGCAGGACGTGCAACCGAGTCTTTCCATCTTACCGAGCGCTTGGAGGCCACCGGAGTGGCCACAGAACCACCAGTTGTGGCCCTGTGGTGAAGATTGGCTGCCATGAAAGCAGTGTTGAGTCAACCACCCTATTGCTGAATAACTCTGACCCAAATTCCGATCTCGAGAAGCTTGAATCGACTGAGAATGTAGTTGAGGAAGTTGGATTTCATGAATTAAAGAAGGGCAAGGACCACGAATGCCCCATCTGCTTCAAGGCTTTCCCATCAGGCCAAGCCTTGGGGGGTCACAAAAGGGCTCATTATGTTGGATTTTCAGAAAACACAACCGCCAAAGAGACTGCTTCAGCAAAGGAAGAAGAGATTTCTGAGTTGAGTATTGTCTGCGATCTTAATCTCCCAGTTCTTGGTCTTGAAAATGAGGTCGATATCGATGTTGGGTTCAAGCCGTGGTGGCTTGGGAGTGGTCGCGAGCGTGAGCCGCTGCTGATCTCTAACTTAGCAAACTGTGTTCCTTGA